CAATATGCCAACCGAAGAAATCTTTTGCACCCCTCACAAAGACCAGGTAGATGGAATTGTTTACAGCTCAATGCCACTGAATTATCAAGGGACAGTTATCAACAATTTTTCCATCCAGTTTGAACAAGGTAGGATTACAAACGTAACAGCGGAGGAAGGGTTGGAATCCCTCCAAGAATTGATCGCCATTGATGAAGGCTCTCATCATTTAGGGGAAGTGGCGCTTGTCCCCTATAACTCCCCAATCTCTAATATGGGGTTAATTTTTTACAATACCCTTTATGATGAAAACGCAGCCTGCCATTTTGCCATTGGAAAAGGATTCCCAGAGTGTTTCCAGGATGGTTTGTCAAAAACTATGGAAGAACTAAAACAACAAGGTATGAACGATTCCGCAACCCATGTAGATTTTATGTTAGGTACGAAAGACCTAGATATTACAGGAATTTGTCAAGATGGTTCTGAAATTTTGATTTTTAAAGATGGCAACTGGGCTTTTTAAAATAATATCCAATGATATCTAACACAGATTATCACGATATTTTAATAAAGCATCTCTACCCATTTATTCGGACTTTGATGTTTGTATGGTATCATAGAATCGTATTTTATAATATCTCTACTCAGTACTCAACGAATGAGCTGATAAATTCATATCATTTTCCTGAAAACAGAAATTTTAATTTCTATATTAAAAAACAGGCAACTAGTTTCGTTGCCTGTTTTTATATTATTTCTAATAGAATTACCCACTATTTTTCTTCCTGAATTTCCACTTTATCAAAAAATAAATTGACGATCAGGATGAAAACTCCAACCACAATCAATAGAATTGGAATGAACAAAAATAATGTAAAGGAAAAAAAGAAAAACTCGATTATTTTAACCGGAGAAAAGCTACCTGCCATGATAGAAAGTGCTCCATATCCTACTATCAAAAGAATCATACCCGCCCAAATACGGATAAATCTCCCGGAAACTCCTATCATCACAAGGAACATAAAGAGAGGAATAGCAACAAACAAAAATCCTATAAATATCATGGCATTATCACTATTGGTTCCACCAATAATTGCATTTTCTGGGGCATTCGGGTCATATTTTATTTGTTTGGTACTGCCTATCTCTGGAATTACACCAGAACCATAGTCAGTAGCAACGGTATAGTCCTGCCCATTAACTGTATACTGATAAATTAACTGGTATGTATCATTGGTGTGCTTGTGTCTAACCGCATCATAACCACCTTCCGAATACAGAGTATAATCCACAAAATATCCTTCCGTTGAATGATAATGATTTGATGTTTGATTCAGCTGTATAGTATTTTTAATACCAAAAAACAACAGTAACATTCCACATAATATCACGATAAAAAGAAAAATAGATGCTGGAATTTTCACTTTTTTATCCAATATGATTCCCCCAAATCCACATTTTTGATTCTCATATTTGTTAGAAAGTCTTATACAAAAGCTTTTCTATCTACCTTGGTCTTACAAAAAATGAAATCCAGGCAATGCAGAGAATCGAAACCACTTATAACGTAAATACAATTTTTGAGAGATTAACGTCTACATCATCCACCTTACAACCCATAAATAAGCAGCTTATCATTCTTTCTGATATCGAAAGATTGCTGATATCGATTCATTCCATACATGGAGTAAAAATTTTTTATAAGCCAACTGTTAAAGACAATGGTTTCCTCTCTAGTCATGACCACCAGCTAAGCTGGTGGCTTGAGTAAGCTCTAGAAGAGCATAGTACCGTCAAGCATCGAAAGACGTACTGAAATATCTGTCTTTTTCATCACTTGCCCTGCCGCCCGTAAACAAGCAATTTTCTTCCAACGATAGTTTTTTCGTTACGATAAGATTGCTGTTAGCAGCTCGCTTCGCTCGATGTTTAAAGCGAAAGCTTTTCGGCGAGAGCCTCCACCGGCATAGCCGATGGTTTCTATAACAATGAAAAAATACCTTCTAAAAAACAAGAAGGTATTTTTTTCATTATTCATCAAATAAAGGGGTACTGAAATAACGTTCGGCAGTATCAGGGAGGACAGTAACTACTGTTTTCCCTTTGCCCAATTTCTTAGCAAGTTTTTTTGCTGCTGCTACATTGGTCCCACTGGAAATTCCACACATTAAGCCTTCCAAACGTGCCAAATCCTTCGCTGTCTGGATTGCTTCCTCATCTGAAATAATGCAGATATCGCTGTAAATCTCACGGTTTAATATTTCTGGAATCAATCCATCTCCAATCCCCATCTGCAAATGGGTTCCAACATTGCCTCCGGCTAAAATGGCTGCGTTTTCTGGTTCCACTGCCCAGATTGTAATATCAGGATTTTGTGCTTTTAACACTTCGCCAATTCCTGTAATCGTACCACCTGTTCCAACACCAGAACAAAATCCATGGATTGGCTCCCCAACCTGTTCCAAAATTTCCAAAGCAGTATGGTAACGATGAACCGCCGGGTTTGCTAAATTAGAGAACTGTTGTGGTACAAATACATTTGGATTTTCCTGTTCCATTCGCATAGCGGTATTTAAACATTCCTCAATACATTTTCCAATATTTCCATCATCATGGATTAAAATCACTTCCGCACCATAATGCTGAACCAGTTTCCGCCTTTCTTCGCTTACAGAATCCGGCATGATAATAATCGTACGGTAGCCACGTACCGCACCAATTAACGCAAGCCCAATTCCTTGGTTACCGCTAGTTGGTTCCACAATGATGGTATCCTTATGTAATTTTCCTTCTTTTTCCGCTTGTGCTAACATATTAAAAGCAGTTCTTGTTTTAATAGAACCACCTACATTTAATCCTTCATATTTTACCAAAATCTGAGCGCTATCTGGTTCCACCATCCGATTTAAACGGATTACAGGTGTATTTCCCATCGCTTCTAACACATTGTTATAGATCATCCAAAAACCCCTTTGACGTAAAATTTTTCATGGAGAATATCCTACCCAATAATAAGCCAATAATATTTATTATATAACAAAATTTTTTAAATGCAAACTATTTTTCCAACAAAAGGTCTACTTATTTATTATATGAAAAAACAAATACAAAGAGTGAAACCACAGCCATAAATTGAATACTTTTCCTATTTGATTATGACTAGCATTGATTTTTTAAAATACTTTCCATCTAAGTAGAATAACCTTGATATTAGTTATTATATTTATAAGATAATTTCTGTTTTGTTAACTGTTACATTTTCAATTTGAATCTAGACAATATTCTCCAGGTATAAATTTAATCAATAGAAAAATCAGGTAGTCAAATTGTATATGGATACTATTTTTATTGCTATATAATATACTGTAGTAAAAAAGCCCGATTCAGTTAGAATCGGGCTTATAAACGTTTATCTTTCCCTTAATATTATTTTTTCTTACGGGAAAGTAATACTGCTGTGCCTGCTACTGCTAACATTACTACACCTGCGATTGGAGCAAAATCCCCTGTTTTCGCTGCGTTTGCTTTTGTTGTTGTATTTTCCTGTCCAGTCTGAGTAGCATTGTTATCAGATGGTGTTTCTGTTCCTTCTACTGCTACTAAACTATCCATTGCAGCCTGCACAGATTGTACTGCTGCGTCTACTTCTTTCTGGGTTGCGTTTTCATTTTCCAGTACTGCTTTTGCGTCATTTACTGCTGCTTCCAGTACTGCGTAGCTTTCTGCTGTGTATGCGTTCGCATCCACTTTCTCTGCCTCTGCTACTACTTCTTCCAAAATAGATTTATCCGCTTTGTATCTCAGGTTCAACATTGCGTTTAACAGATTATCCGCTACTTCATTGATTTCCGCCTGCATAGCGTCTCCATTATTGTAAGTATTCTGCGCCGCTTCTAATGCTGCGGTAAACTCTGCTTGACCTGCTTCTACATATTTGCTCAGGTCAATCCCTTCTGCTGCTGCGATTAAGCTTGCTAACTCTGTTTTATCGCCTGCTACAAATCCTAATTTATGGATTTCGTTCAACAGTGTTTTCCATGCTGCATTTACTTCTTCCTGGGTTGCTGCTGCGTTATTTGCTACTGCCTTGGCATTTTCCAATGCTGCATCAAATGTTTTTTGTACACTTTCAATGGCATTGTCATATTCCCCGCTTGCTTTGGCTTGTTCCGCATAAGCAATCACAGAATTCAAAATAGAAGTATCTGCACTTAATTCTACTGGAATTTCTTGATATGGAGTAACCGTTACTACACCATCATTTCCTAACAGACCATTTTCTTTTAATGGCATGCTGGATATAATAAAGCTTGATTTTGCCTGATTATAAATCGTTGTAGCTACTTCTATAATAACCGTATTTTCCCCTGCGTGTACATATGGGCCAATATCTACAATTGTATTAATTTGATTTACCATTGGAAGTTTTGTTCCATTTACAGTTACGGTAAAAGTATCTTCTACTTCTCCAAGGTCAATATATGCGCCATATCCCTGATCATAACCTTTATCCAAATGGAATGTTGTGGTATAAGTTCCAATCCCAGCCACATTTTTCCACTCTGGATTGATGTCTTTCCATCCTTTTAACTCGGTAATGGTAACTGGATCTAATTCTTTCCACTGGGAATCATAGAAATAAATGCTGCCATTTTCATTTTTCTCTAATGACTTGATTTGTAAGTTCCATTCCTCTACTGTAAATGGGTCCTGGATATTTTTTGTTACCACTTTATCTATTTGATTGTTATTTGCGGTAACAGTGTAGGTTCCTTCCTGGGTGGATTTTAATACCATACCATTATCTTGATAATTTACTGCAGCATCCCCAGTAACATCAGTTGCATAAACCGATTGTGGAGTTAAACCGTTTTCAATTGCCTCCTGGTCAGTTAACAGAGCAATCAATTTTGCTTCATCTTTATCAAAATCAAGGTGCAATGTCACAGATCCATCGTTTTGCTGATATTCCGCAATTGGGGTGATTTCCCCTGTCCATGCGTCTAATAGGTATGGTTTCCCTTCTCCTTTTAAAGTTACATCCAGAGATTTTGCGGTTAATAAATCTTTATTGATTCCCGGATAAGCGGTTCCTGCTTTTGCTAAGGTAGCATTGGCATCTTCTGCACAGATTCTATTGTAATTATAAAGATAATAGAAATCTCCATTGTCATCTACCTGATGTTTTGCCAACAAGTCAGTTGGTGTGCTGTATTGAGCATCTGGCTGAACATTTAATTCTGTCAATTCTGTTGGAAGCTGGTCGTAATCCGATACTTGTTTCACATTTGGATTTTGCAGCAACGTATTCATGGCGTTGACAATATCCTGGGCGGTATAGCCTTCATTTACTTCGCTGCGGTACATCAGTTTGCTTGGAGCATCCCCTACAACCACAATCTTCATACCATCATTAGCAAGGTCAATCATCCGCTGTGCCACATCCGGTGACATCCTATCTTCATTGTGGATGACAATCGCTTTATAGGCTGGACCGTTTTCATTTAACACCCCATTGGTGACAGTGGCGGTTTCCAGATTCAAAATATCTGGGTTTACAAATTCATAGGAGTAGCCATTGCGGTTTAAAATGCTGTCATCTGGGAACCAATCTTCCCCATCGCCACCGCTCTTCATGTAATTATCCTCATAGGTATGGCGGTAAACAGCGATATCTATTTTGGATTCTTTCTGCATGATATAGTTATAACGGGTGAAATATTCAATATAATCTGCTGCGTTTTCATATGAAGTATTTTTATTCCATTCATTCGAAATATATCCCATAAAAGGTGCATATCCAGGCCAAAAATCTCCCATTATACCATGGATACCTTCTTGTAATTCTCCACTATAAGCTGCGCCATGCAATACCTGACGGTTCATTCCTGCTGCCCAGCTCCGTTTCAGATGCCAAGCGATATCTTCATAGCTCTGCCCATAAGCATTTCCAAATTCGGCTGCAGCTTCATAGGAATAAATCTGCTTGTCCGTCATATGTACAGCAGAAGCCATCATTCTCAAATTATCTAAAGATGCTCTGTTTAAGGATTCTCCTTCCGGAATTGCTACAGATAAAGCAGAAGTTTCTACTTCCATTGGTTTGTTATAAGCTACCTGATAACGGATATTCATGCCATATTCTTCTGCCATTGTTTCCAGTGGTTTCAGATGATATTCATTATAGCAATAGGTTACAACTTCGTTATAATCATTGTTAATTTGTTCGGTTAAATCAGCATCTGTAAAATCATAATTTGGACCTTCTTGGGTCTGATAATAATTTCCGCCACCAATAACAGGTAAATATGGAGTGATGTCATATCCTTTTTGCTGTTTGAAAATTTCCTGGAATCCTCTTGTCCACTCTTTATCTACCTGATTTTCCAAAGAATCATTAAATAAAGAATTAACATAGTGTAAGTAATCTTTTTCATCCATTACACTGTCCCAGTAGGCTTTACAGGCATTCGCTCCATCAATGCCATAGTGGTCCACAACATAGTAGCCGCTAGCTTCCTTTTGAGCTGTTGGCTGTTCCCAAAAACTAAAAATAACCCAGTTTTGGTCCCCTTCCGGTGCAGTCCAATTCAACGTACTCTGTGCGTTATCATCTGGATTTACTGTTACATAGTCCATCAGGTCAATATAGCTGTTAAAGTCAATGGTTTTTTCTGCAGTTAACTGGTAGGCTCCTACTGCAAACAGTTTTGTTGTCCCTTCGCTTCTTATCGTGTTTCGTTCTGGAACAATGGCTTGGTAGGTATCTCCTGCAACAAGATCCGCAGTACCATAGGTCATTTCATAGGAAGTGCCTGGATCATCCGCATTTTTTAATGTTGGAGAAGAAATCGGCCATCCAGGACCATTGGTAACATCAACTGTTAGATTATATTTTTGTGCTTCATCTACAATAATCTCCATTGCACGGTCCCAATTTTCTGTCCCCCATTGATCGTTATCCTGAACCCCTTTAATCATCTGGATATATGAAACAACTTCTAAACCACCATACCCTAAATCTGCGATTTGTTTTACATCACGACGTAAAGCGGATTCTTCTACCGCAGCACCAGGAACCCAGTAACGGATCATTGTTTTGCTTTGCTGCGGCGGATTTTGAAATTCACTCACCAAAGTTGTGTTGATATTCTCTTGTGCAGATACTCCTAGAACACTCAACGCACTAATGGATGTAGCTGCCATGGCAACCGCTAATGCGGAAGCAGTACATTTTTTCCATAAATTTGTTTTTTTGCTTCTCATAATTTCCTCCTTAGTAAAATTTATAACCATAAATTATGCTTATGTTTTATATTATATAGTTGTTTTGACGGTTACTCAATCAGCTATTCGTACATTACTATGATAAAAAAACAACATGTTTCAAAAAATAATCTATTGTAAAATTTGTAAAACTGTGCTACTCTAATTCATAAAGGGGGAAGAAAAATTGAAAACAATTGATGATTATAAAAGTATTTTTGATCATTTTATGTATGAATATATGGACCACAAACTACCCTTTCATGATTCTACCGCAGTATTGCAATGGGACCAAAATCAAAAACTGTTTATTTCGGGACAACAATCATTTGTAATATTATTTCATCCTAATATAAGCCTGTTTCCAAATGCAAAAAATATAACCATACATAACCATAATTTCTATGAGATGGCATATGTTTACAAAGGAAGATGCACCAACTATTTTGAAAATAACCAGTTTGAGATGAAAGAGGGAGAAATCCTGCTATTAAATCCAACGGTTTACCATGATATCTGCACCACTTCCCCTAACGATTGTATCGTAAATATCCTATTTAATCCCGAACTATTTGAAACAGCTATGCTCCCAATGCTCTCCAATAACCATTTAATGCTAAATTTTTTCGCAAAATATACTTATCAGATTGGAAAATCCAGTGATTATCTACATTTCCATCCAAGCGATGACCCTACTATCTACCAAACTTTAGATTCCCTAGTAATGGAGTATTTTGAAAAATCTGTTTTTTATGAAAATATCTGCCAGTCCCTGTTAATGATCCTTCTCTCCCGTTTAACAGTATCCTATTGTAAACAGATTGGATTAAACCCAGATAACCAAGAACAAGATTCTGTTATTATATCCCTGTTAGGATATATGCAGGAGCATTGTATTGATACCAGTTTAGAGCAAGTTGCTGACCATTTTCATTATTCCACAACTCATATTAGCCGATTATTAAAAAAACATACTGGTAAAGGGTTTATTGAGATTATGCAAAATTTTAAGCTGGAAAAAATTAAAAGCTACCTTTCCGATACCGATTTTACTGTGGAAAACATTTCTCAAATTATGGGTTATAACGATGTAAACTATTTATATAAAATTTTTAAAAATAAATATGGTATAACCCCCAACGAATACCGGAAACAATACCATCAATAATATCATAAAAAACCACCCAGAAAAATCTGAGTGGTTTTCTTGTTATCTGCTAAATTCAGCTAATTCTAAACCTTCGTTGTGTTCTAGTGCCCATTGAATACTCCAACTGTTGGAAAATAGCAACAATTTATTTCCTTTTAAATCCTGTACAACCTTTGTACCAGACATCAAATCCAAACTGTTTACATCAACATCTTTGTTTTCAATCCAACGGATATACTGATATGGCAACCCGGACATCCGGATATCCACATGGTATTCGTTCTTCAAACGGTATTCCAACACTTCAAATTGCAGGACGCCTACTGCACCTACAATCACTTCTTCCATACCAGAATCCAGCTCCTGGAAAATCTGGATTGCCCCTTCTTGGGCAATCTGAGTCATCCCTTTTACAAATTGTTTTCTTTTTAAGGTATCCACCTGGGTAACCAGATTAAAATGCTCCGGCGCAAAGGTTGGAATCCCTTCAAACACCATCTTCCGGTTTGGGGAACACAAAGTATCCCCAATAGAAAAAATACCTGGGTCGAAAATCCCCAAAATATCCCCAGCATAAGCTTCTTCCACAATTTCACGTTCCTGCGCCATCATCTGCTGAGGCTGGGCAAGTTTTAATTTTTTACCACCCTGTACATGGAGTACTTCCATCCCTTTTTCAAATTTACCGGAACAAATCCGCATAAACGCAATCCTATCACGGTGAGCTTTGTTCATATTTGCCTGAATTTTAAAGACAAATCCTGAAAAATCCTCATCAAACGGGCTTATCTGCCCAATGTCCGAATTACGGGATAATGGTGGTGTTGTCATCTGTAAGAAATTTTCCAGGAATGGTTCCACCCCAAAATTGGTCAATGCGGAACCAAAAAAGACAGGAGAAAGCTGACCAGTATTTACCTTTTCCATGTCAAATTCATATCCGGCACCATCTAGCAACTCTACATCATCCACCAAGGTATGATAATGTTCCGAACCAATCAATTTTTCCAGATTGGTATCATTCAAATCTGCTGCAATAGAGTCTACTTCCCGTTGCCCATTGTTGGCTGTAAACGCTAAAATTTCCCGTTTTTTTCGGTCAAATACCCCTTTGAACTCCTTACCGGAACCAATCGGCCAGTTTACTGGATAAGTCTGAATTCCCAGTTCTTCCTCAATTTCCTCCATCAAATCAAATGGATTCCTGGCTTCCCGATCCATTTTGTTAATAAAAGTAAAAATCGGGATGTGCCGCATGACACAAACCTTAAATAACTTTCTGGTTTGGTTTTCAACACCCTTGGAGGCATCAATCACCATAACAGCAGAATCCGCTGCCATTAAGGTGCGGAAAGTATCTTCGGAGAAGTCCTGGTGCCCTGGGGTATCCAAAATATTAATGCAATAGCCTTCATATTCAAACTGCATTACAGAGGAAGTGACCGAAATCCCCCTTTGTTTTTCAATTTCCATCCAATCGGAAACCGCATGTTTCGCAGTTTTTTTCCCTTTTACAGAACCAGCTAAGGCAATTGCTCCACCGTACAACAAGAACTTTTCCGTTAAAGTCGTTTTACCAGCGTCAGGGTGGGAAATAATCGCAAAAGTTCTACGTCGTTTAATCTCATTTTCGTAACTTGACAAGTTCGTTCCTCCTGATGATTCCATTTCATTTTAAAATCTGTTTTTCTCAAAAAAATGGTTCGGCCAAATGGTAATTTTGTCTTCCATTGACCCAACCCGATCATCCTAATTTTGTTTATTTCTATTTCATTTTTTCCATTTTACAACAGATTCACTATCCTGTCAATCAGCTAAAAAAGAAATAAAATGTCATGATTTCTATTTTATAATAACCAGCATCCCAGCAGCCCTATACTACATCCAAGTCCCCAGCCAGAAACAACATCAGAAATATAATGGATTCCTGTTAAAATACGGGTTGCCCCAGCTAAAAACGCCAATACCGCAATAAAAACTCCCAAGGGAAAATGAATATACCAGCATGCCACACAAATCACCGCTGCACTGGCTGCATGTTTACTTGGAAAAGAACATCCGGTATCATGTCCGATTACTGGTTTAAACTGGTATTTCTCAAATGGACGTTTTCTCTGGATAAATATCCGAAGTCCTTTTACCACCAACAAACAAAGCATTGGGCTTATTAGATAACACCAAATCCTAATATCCCTTTGAAATGCCAGCAAAATACCTAGCCCTAAATAAATCACCGCAATGCCAATGGGGGAAAATTTACAAAGCAGAATAAGGAGGAACCGATAAGATGGCGATTTCTCTGCCAATCGGATACAAGACAAATAAAACCGTTCCATTCTATTTTTCTCTCCTATCTTTGTAGGTTAAGGTTCTTCGATAGTATCTTCATCCGGTAATACAGAGACTTCCTGTTTCACAGTGGATAGCACAAAATGAGTTTTCGTGGAACAAACCCCTTCGATACTTTTAATCCTGCGGTGTAACTGCTCCAACCCTTCCGAAGAATCGGTCAACACCCTTAACATAAAGTCAAAATCTCCTGTAATATAATAGCAAGAGGTCACATTTTTATTTTCCGCAATACACTTTGTAAAATTATCATAGTATTTAGGGTGCTCCAAACTTACTTCCATAAAAGCACACATATCATTCCCTAATTTTTTTTGGTTGAATGAGGCAGTATAGCCTTCGATGATTCCAGATTGCTCCAGTTTTTTAATCCGTTCTGTAACAGCAGAAACAGACAGGTTAATGGTTTGGCTAATATTAGAAGCTTTTTGTCTTGCGTTTTCTTGTAAACATTTTAAAATTTCCAAATCAATATGGTCCATCGTCATCACCTTTTCTATTTTGTGATTATCTAATCATTCTTATTTATTATATCATAATTTATAATATTGCAATAGGAATTTTTTTAATTTGCTATTGTTTTGTTAGATGATTGCAAATAAGGCTGTTTTGGTCTGTGCTCTGGTAAATTACTATCCCTATTCCATTGTGCCAGCCACTCCCGTGGACTCACTCCTACTTCTTTTTTAAATACTCTGGAGAAATAATAATAATCTTCATATCCACATTTCCAGGCAATCTCTTTAATACTTAATTTAGATACTTTTTTGGAAATGAGCAGCTGTTGCGCATAACTGATTCTCTTAAAGGTTAAATACTGTAGAGGGGTTCTTCCAGTATGATGTAAAAATAATTTTCGGAAGTAATCCGTATTAAGTGGAATTTCATCAATCAGTTGGTCAATGCTAAATTTTGGATTTGCCACATTATCCCCTATTTCCTGCAAAGCATGGGCAACATATTTATTTTGTGCTGGGCTTTGGGCAAATGAAACAATATAGTGGAACAAAACTTCATACAGACTGTTTACGATGTTCCTCCAGTTATTCCGTTTCATCTGGTATTCCCGATAAATCTGTTCTAAAATATGCAAAAAATCCAAGTTATCGCTATCTCGAAATTTAAAATAAGAAATTGGTTTAAACTCAAAATCAGAAAAAGTATAATAGTAGCTTTTAAACCCTACATTGGAATAATCCCGATGAGGAATTCCAGGGGGAATAACAAAAATATCATGGGGTTCAAAAGCAACTTTGCGGTTGTTAATTTCTGCAATTCCAGTGCCTTCGGTATAGTAAATGATTTCCCACATATCGTGGGTATGCAGTTCTACATGATAAGTAGGATTTTCATGGCGGTTAATATAGTTTAATTTTAGCATTTCATCCTCCATCTATTTAAAAATAGACATCTAAATAATCCATCTTTTCTATTTTTTTAAAATATATAGTCTATATTATCCATCTTTTACTCCATTTTATCATAAAATATCTATATTGTCCATCTTTATATCGTTCAAATGACTATTTTTTAAAATTGTTTTCCGTTATACTGTAGGTATCATCATTCTTTATTTGAAACAGAGTCCGGAACATCGCTGTTTCTACAATATTCTCCCATCTTTTTGCCCCATATGAAAAGATGGATGTTACCTTTTCGAGGAGGGATTATATGAACAAATACAAACTGGGCTTGTACGAAAAATCAATGCCAAACGATCTGGAATGGAAGGATAAACTGCTTGCCGGAAAACAGGCTGGCTTTGACCAGCTGGAAATCAGTATTGATGAATCCGACTTTCGTCTATCCCGCTTAAATTGGAGTAAACAGGAACGTAGAGAACTGTTAAACACCGAACGTGAGGTCGATTTTTACATCAACACCATGTGTTTGAGTGGACACCGGAAATATCCACTTGGCAGCGGAATTCCTGAGATTGAAAAACGTGGAATGGAAATTATGGAATCCGCCATTGAA
This is a stretch of genomic DNA from Clostridium facile. It encodes these proteins:
- a CDS encoding helix-turn-helix domain-containing protein, with product MLKLNYINRHENPTYHVELHTHDMWEIIYYTEGTGIAEINNRKVAFEPHDIFVIPPGIPHRDYSNVGFKSYYYTFSDFEFKPISYFKFRDSDNLDFLHILEQIYREYQMKRNNWRNIVNSLYEVLFHYIVSFAQSPAQNKYVAHALQEIGDNVANPKFSIDQLIDEIPLNTDYFRKLFLHHTGRTPLQYLTFKRISYAQQLLISKKVSKLSIKEIAWKCGYEDYYYFSRVFKKEVGVSPREWLAQWNRDSNLPEHRPKQPYLQSSNKTIAN